A window of the Actinobacillus genomosp. 1 genome harbors these coding sequences:
- a CDS encoding tyrosine-type recombinase/integrase, with translation MPKIVKPLNNTEVEKAKIKPAEYSLSDGYGLYLRVKPSKVKTWIFNYQEPITKRRTNLTIGDYPAISIAEARTIREEYRALLAKGIDPKAHKEEQERQQAEQNDNTFLKLAQLWKEKRSKEVEPLTMAKNWARLENHLFPVLGHYAIDKITPPILIKAVKPLNDKGINDTLHRILNLANQILNYGVTVGVLPFNACQNVSDAYHKEAQTHHPAIKPSELPKLIADFQNSNRDFLTKVLFKWQLLSMVRPAEAVSIEWAEIDFDKNLWFIPAEKMKKTRKGQFPHTVPLSSQMLKILESLRPITGVNKFVFPHYSQPNKSMSKETITNALRKIGYQGIQDSHGLRSIARTYLEEQAVDFRAAESCLAHRIGNETSQAYNRAEYIELRRPLMQLWGDYCESCGMDLSF, from the coding sequence ATGCCTAAAATCGTTAAACCTCTCAATAATACCGAAGTAGAAAAAGCCAAAATCAAACCGGCAGAATATTCCCTATCTGATGGTTACGGGCTGTATTTAAGAGTTAAGCCCTCTAAGGTAAAAACGTGGATATTTAACTATCAAGAACCGATTACCAAAAGAAGAACTAACCTCACTATCGGAGATTATCCGGCGATTTCCATTGCGGAAGCCCGTACTATTCGTGAAGAATACCGTGCGTTACTAGCAAAAGGAATCGATCCTAAAGCTCATAAAGAAGAACAAGAAAGGCAACAGGCAGAACAAAACGATAATACGTTTTTAAAACTGGCCCAGCTTTGGAAAGAGAAAAGAAGTAAAGAGGTTGAACCGCTTACTATGGCAAAGAATTGGGCTAGACTGGAAAATCATTTATTCCCCGTATTAGGGCATTACGCCATAGATAAAATCACGCCGCCAATACTTATAAAAGCGGTTAAACCTCTAAATGATAAGGGAATCAACGATACGTTACACCGTATTCTAAACTTGGCGAATCAGATTCTAAATTATGGCGTTACCGTAGGCGTATTACCTTTTAACGCTTGCCAAAACGTAAGCGACGCATACCATAAAGAAGCACAAACGCACCACCCAGCAATCAAGCCAAGTGAATTACCAAAATTAATAGCGGACTTCCAAAACTCAAATAGGGATTTTCTGACGAAAGTTCTTTTCAAATGGCAATTACTTTCTATGGTTCGACCGGCGGAAGCAGTAAGTATAGAATGGGCCGAAATTGATTTTGATAAAAATCTTTGGTTTATACCGGCTGAAAAAATGAAGAAAACACGTAAGGGACAATTTCCTCATACGGTGCCGCTATCATCGCAAATGCTTAAAATTTTGGAAAGCCTACGCCCTATCACCGGCGTAAATAAATTTGTATTTCCACATTATAGCCAACCGAATAAATCAATGAGTAAAGAAACGATAACCAACGCACTAAGAAAAATTGGCTATCAAGGCATCCAAGATTCCCACGGTTTACGATCTATCGCTAGAACATATTTAGAAGAGCAAGCCGTAGATTTTAGGGCGGCAGAAAGTTGCCTTGCTCACAGAATAGGAAATGAAACTAGCCAAGCATACAACCGTGCGGAATATATCGAACTAAGGCGGCCATTAATGCAGCTTTGGGGAGATTATTGCGAATCTTGCGGAATGGATTTAAGTTTCTAA
- a CDS encoding DNA primase family protein, whose amino-acid sequence MKLTNAPFLKEPWNKQYFSDLIVLAGSKAWETWNKGEGVAWRMMVDGLKIDIFTTNTGTITQPYDQSPVILGGDTLENIVKTRIADKEQTAIKFIQCGELTSNQKTAICLNIAKMTNAKVVTLFSSELDLIENWSGHIQRLRNEDDARLLSEMAVEPPKIKENDRTNEKSRAFQKWLGLDMALRRGSREIYAYDGKTWKQQENDDLEERAVQFFDECELGYSDSTIDRLINTLKAQLPRMGEMPCDLIAFDNGVLNRNTLEFKPHNRLNWLTACIPHNYDEQATNTPHFDKWLNFVSDGNQDKARNILAALYAILTNRYNWQIFFEVTGKGGSGKSVFANIATLLAGERNTISAKLEDFDNAKDLEGFEDKTLILCPEQSKYGGNGGGLKTISGGDLLRVNPKHKKPFFTKITALIMLINNEPCRFTERAGGVDRRRVIFDFKKVVPESERDPTFTEKITLEVGGIIRKVLDTFPDSLEAKKALNTQMNSQEALEVKKLSDPLTDFFGHFYTTKEMNGLCVGSNKTGLDRCRTHIYPAYLAYTMAMNIQKLGLNTFVAGIEQALKQNGNKYDFIKKETNKGVRTNVHFKDFDRFRNEILN is encoded by the coding sequence ATGAAACTCACTAACGCACCCTTTTTAAAAGAGCCGTGGAATAAACAATATTTTTCTGATCTGATTGTATTAGCCGGTTCCAAGGCGTGGGAAACTTGGAATAAAGGCGAGGGCGTAGCGTGGCGAATGATGGTGGACGGCTTGAAAATAGATATTTTCACCACTAATACCGGCACAATTACCCAGCCCTATGATCAATCGCCTGTAATTCTTGGCGGTGATACGCTTGAAAACATTGTAAAAACACGTATCGCAGATAAAGAGCAAACCGCCATTAAATTTATTCAATGCGGCGAACTCACTAGTAATCAGAAGACGGCAATTTGTTTAAATATTGCGAAGATGACTAATGCCAAAGTGGTTACTTTATTCTCAAGTGAACTAGATTTAATCGAGAATTGGAGTGGTCATATTCAACGCTTACGTAATGAAGATGATGCCCGACTATTATCAGAAATGGCGGTAGAACCGCCTAAAATTAAGGAAAATGATCGTACTAATGAAAAATCACGAGCTTTCCAAAAATGGTTAGGTTTAGATATGGCTTTACGTCGTGGTAGCCGTGAAATTTATGCTTATGACGGGAAAACGTGGAAACAGCAAGAAAATGATGATTTAGAAGAAAGAGCAGTTCAATTTTTTGATGAGTGTGAACTAGGGTACAGCGATAGCACAATAGATCGGCTTATTAATACATTAAAGGCCCAATTACCGAGAATGGGCGAAATGCCTTGCGATTTAATCGCCTTTGATAATGGAGTATTAAATCGAAATACCTTGGAATTTAAACCGCATAACCGGTTAAATTGGCTAACCGCTTGTATTCCACATAATTATGATGAACAGGCAACAAATACGCCGCACTTTGATAAGTGGCTGAATTTTGTATCAGATGGCAATCAAGACAAAGCGAGAAATATTTTAGCCGCTTTATATGCGATTTTAACCAATCGCTATAACTGGCAAATATTTTTCGAAGTTACCGGGAAAGGCGGTAGCGGTAAATCTGTTTTTGCGAATATTGCTACATTATTAGCCGGCGAGCGGAATACGATATCCGCCAAGTTAGAAGATTTTGATAATGCGAAAGATTTAGAGGGCTTTGAGGATAAAACGCTTATTCTTTGCCCTGAACAATCAAAATATGGGGGAAATGGTGGCGGATTAAAAACAATTAGTGGTGGTGATTTATTGCGAGTCAATCCGAAACATAAGAAGCCATTTTTTACCAAGATTACCGCTTTAATTATGCTTATCAATAATGAGCCTTGTAGGTTTACTGAACGAGCCGGAGGGGTAGATCGTAGGCGAGTAATTTTTGATTTTAAAAAGGTGGTTCCAGAAAGTGAGCGTGATCCTACCTTTACGGAGAAAATAACGCTTGAGGTTGGCGGCATTATTCGAAAAGTGCTGGATACATTTCCTGATTCGTTAGAGGCAAAAAAAGCCTTAAATACACAAATGAATAGCCAAGAAGCCTTAGAAGTCAAAAAACTATCCGATCCGCTTACGGATTTCTTTGGACATTTCTACACTACGAAGGAAATGAATGGGCTTTGTGTTGGTTCGAATAAGACGGGCTTGGATAGATGTAGAACACATATTTACCCAGCATATTTGGCTTATACAATGGCAATGAATATACAAAAATTAGGGCTAAATACCTTTGTAGCCGGCATTGAGCAAGCTTTAAAACAAAATGGGAATAAATATGATTTTATAAAGAAAGAGACTAATAAAGGAGTGCGAACAAATGTTCATTTCAAGGATTTTGATAGATTTAGAAATGAGATTTTAAACTAA
- a CDS encoding helix-turn-helix transcriptional regulator yields MNQSQSKKLITGKEVTALIGFGRTKLNLLVKANQFPQPIRFSQNFIRWDLEEVEAWIEEQKATRV; encoded by the coding sequence ATGAATCAATCCCAATCTAAAAAACTTATTACAGGCAAAGAAGTAACCGCCCTTATTGGCTTTGGTCGTACAAAGTTAAATCTACTTGTTAAAGCTAATCAATTTCCGCAGCCAATCCGCTTTTCTCAAAACTTTATCCGATGGGATTTAGAAGAGGTAGAAGCGTGGATTGAAGAACAAAAAGCAACACGAGTATAA
- a CDS encoding HK97 gp10 family phage protein, whose protein sequence is MEFTYKTKWSNQMSVKITGLKEIQANIKKIEKELQKETKKAIRKSLSTGAKEVKKTLRSTVPVMNKSTNFRQKGVLKKNIRQKTTLSKNGKLEGEANVFFSDKKKSITHRERKRNRFTKSGKLLTGPVRIYLNDPYFWHMVDRGTVNGVKAQHFMKKAEQVAKGRAEKVVANTFYQEMKNVIK, encoded by the coding sequence ATGGAATTTACCTATAAAACCAAATGGAGTAATCAAATGAGTGTGAAAATTACTGGCTTAAAAGAAATTCAAGCTAATATTAAGAAAATTGAAAAAGAGCTACAAAAAGAAACTAAAAAAGCTATAAGAAAATCACTTAGTACAGGAGCAAAAGAAGTTAAAAAGACTTTAAGATCAACAGTTCCGGTAATGAATAAAAGTACTAATTTTAGACAGAAAGGAGTACTAAAGAAAAATATTAGGCAGAAAACTACATTATCAAAAAACGGCAAGTTAGAAGGTGAAGCAAATGTTTTCTTTTCAGATAAAAAGAAATCTATTACGCATAGAGAAAGAAAACGTAATAGATTTACTAAAAGCGGAAAACTATTGACAGGGCCAGTTAGAATTTACTTAAATGATCCATATTTCTGGCATATGGTAGATAGAGGGACGGTAAATGGTGTAAAAGCACAACACTTTATGAAAAAAGCTGAACAAGTAGCGAAAGGTAGAGCTGAAAAAGTGGTAGCTAACACCTTTTACCAAGAAATGAAAAACGTAATAAAGTAG
- a CDS encoding terminase large subunit: MTIWNDYAKAVKNGEIIACKRIKQAVNRYFADLENPNYYFDSEIVERFLKFSKVCPHVKGHLRGKAIELSDWQVFLFANILGFKYRATGLRKYRSAYIQVARKNAKSTVAAVLANWFLVMEKGQQDIYTAAVSRDQARIVFDDARQMAVLSKPLKKRVQIQQHKMIYPQNNSLMRPLAAKSSTIEGTNPSLAIVDEYHLHPDNSVYSALELGQGARPEGLLFAITTAGSNTISACKQHYDYCCQILDGNEQNESIFIMIFELDDESEVDDPSQWIKANPNIGKSIPFQDFENTIAKARGIPSEWVEMLTKRFNVWCNGSTPWLGEGNWKACERSYQETDLHGKECYMGLDLSSTNDLTSICYVFPMPTGKVRTITRHYIPEYQLQNVANKNRAIYRQWERMGWLRVTGGDCIDYDRIRDDILKDSGIFNIKMIGFDVWNATHLRTQLQGAGLEVEPFPQTYQRFSPVAKSAEVLINRQMIEHNGDPILSWALSNVVMEMDANANIKPNKKKSANKIDPAIAFLMAVGTYQLEYGDLAFEMSDEQKKALAEFNGIYL, translated from the coding sequence ATGACGATATGGAATGACTACGCAAAAGCGGTAAAAAATGGCGAAATTATTGCTTGTAAACGCATAAAACAAGCCGTAAATCGCTATTTTGCGGACTTAGAAAACCCTAATTATTACTTTGATAGTGAAATTGTAGAACGTTTTTTAAAGTTTTCTAAGGTATGTCCGCACGTAAAAGGACACTTAAGAGGAAAAGCGATCGAGCTTTCAGATTGGCAGGTATTTCTATTCGCTAATATTTTAGGCTTTAAATATCGTGCTACCGGTTTGAGGAAATATCGTTCCGCTTATATTCAAGTTGCCCGGAAAAATGCTAAATCAACGGTGGCCGCCGTGCTTGCTAATTGGTTTCTTGTAATGGAAAAAGGTCAGCAAGATATTTACACCGCCGCCGTAAGTCGTGATCAGGCTAGAATAGTTTTTGATGATGCCCGACAAATGGCAGTATTAAGTAAACCGCTTAAAAAGCGAGTGCAGATTCAACAGCATAAAATGATTTATCCGCAAAATAACAGCCTAATGCGACCGCTGGCGGCGAAATCGTCCACGATTGAAGGTACAAACCCAAGCCTTGCGATTGTGGACGAATACCACTTACACCCCGACAACAGCGTTTATAGTGCGTTGGAATTAGGGCAAGGGGCAAGACCCGAAGGGCTTTTATTTGCGATAACAACCGCCGGAAGTAATACGATTTCCGCCTGTAAACAGCATTATGATTACTGCTGCCAAATATTAGACGGTAACGAGCAAAACGAAAGTATCTTCATTATGATCTTTGAACTGGACGATGAAAGCGAAGTGGACGATCCTAGCCAATGGATAAAAGCAAATCCCAATATCGGTAAATCTATTCCTTTCCAAGACTTTGAAAACACCATAGCGAAAGCACGTGGGATTCCGTCCGAATGGGTAGAAATGCTCACTAAACGCTTTAATGTATGGTGTAACGGTTCTACACCGTGGCTAGGCGAAGGAAACTGGAAAGCGTGCGAAAGAAGCTATCAAGAAACGGATTTACACGGTAAAGAATGTTATATGGGCTTAGACCTTTCCAGTACAAATGACCTTACTAGTATTTGTTACGTGTTCCCAATGCCAACCGGCAAAGTACGAACTATTACACGCCATTACATACCGGAATATCAATTACAGAATGTGGCCAATAAAAACCGGGCCATTTACCGACAATGGGAGCGTATGGGGTGGTTACGAGTAACCGGCGGCGATTGTATCGACTATGACCGGATTAGAGATGATATTTTAAAAGATAGTGGCATTTTCAATATAAAAATGATTGGTTTTGACGTATGGAACGCTACACACTTACGCACCCAATTACAGGGGGCAGGATTAGAAGTAGAGCCGTTTCCACAAACCTATCAACGATTTAGCCCAGTGGCAAAATCTGCTGAGGTACTCATCAATCGCCAAATGATAGAACACAACGGCGATCCTATTCTGTCGTGGGCATTATCTAACGTGGTAATGGAAATGGATGCGAATGCCAATATCAAACCGAACAAAAAGAAATCGGCGAATAAAATCGACCCGGCAATTGCTTTTTTAATGGCGGTGGGTACGTATCAATTAGAGTACGGAGATTTAGCTTTTGAAATGTCAGATGAACAGAAAAAAGCCTTAGCAGAATTTAATGGAATTTACCTATAA
- a CDS encoding phage terminase small subunit P27 family has product MTKRKTPKAPSYLDAIATDQWKRKIKQLVERGDITEEDYTNLELYCVNYSLYRQAVQNIAERGFSITNTQGTEARNPALTAKSEAEKIIIKMSSLLGFDPVSRRKNPVDTEEKDVLDEL; this is encoded by the coding sequence ATGACAAAGCGAAAAACACCTAAAGCCCCAAGTTATTTAGATGCAATCGCCACCGACCAATGGAAGCGAAAAATAAAACAGTTAGTGGAACGTGGGGATATAACCGAAGAAGATTACACTAACTTAGAACTGTATTGCGTGAACTATTCGCTTTACCGGCAAGCGGTTCAAAATATTGCCGAGCGAGGTTTCAGTATTACCAATACGCAAGGCACAGAAGCCCGTAATCCAGCACTTACCGCTAAAAGTGAAGCAGAAAAAATCATTATTAAAATGTCGTCCTTACTGGGCTTTGACCCGGTCAGCAGACGTAAAAACCCCGTAGATACAGAAGAAAAAGACGTATTAGACGAACTATGA
- a CDS encoding HNH endonuclease codes for MPMQPLRRCTFPGCRNRVKSGRCDEHKPKDTRQSAAKRGYDHRWAKYRKGYLAQNPLCVMCLAKGIYTPATVIDHIKPVENGQADPLFWVKSNHQALCRDCHSYKTREIDKRGYGAKK; via the coding sequence ATGCCGATGCAACCATTAAGGCGTTGTACTTTCCCCGGTTGTCGTAATCGAGTGAAATCCGGACGATGTGATGAGCATAAGCCAAAGGATACCCGACAGAGTGCAGCTAAACGAGGTTACGATCATAGATGGGCGAAATACCGTAAAGGATACCTAGCACAAAATCCCCTTTGTGTTATGTGTTTAGCAAAAGGAATCTATACACCGGCAACCGTGATAGACCATATTAAGCCCGTAGAGAATGGACAAGCAGACCCGTTATTTTGGGTAAAGTCAAACCATCAAGCATTATGCCGAGATTGCCATAGCTACAAAACAAGAGAGATAGACAAACGTGGATATGGTGCGAAGAAGTAA
- a CDS encoding head-tail connector protein, translating into MNVSISLDEIKAHLRIEHDLDDSLLDMLAESALEVAQNYIGKTWGESHTEKEVKFTSGIKVGCLMFIGHLYANRETVADVQLYEVPFAISALWNPYREPSIY; encoded by the coding sequence ATGAACGTTAGTATAAGCCTAGATGAAATCAAAGCCCATTTACGTATTGAACATGATCTTGATGATTCATTGCTGGATATGTTGGCGGAATCAGCGTTAGAAGTGGCTCAGAACTATATTGGTAAAACGTGGGGCGAAAGCCATACGGAAAAAGAAGTCAAGTTTACTAGTGGCATAAAAGTAGGCTGCCTAATGTTTATCGGGCATTTGTATGCGAATCGTGAAACGGTGGCGGATGTCCAGCTTTATGAAGTGCCTTTTGCTATTAGTGCTTTATGGAATCCATATAGAGAGCCTAGCATTTATTAG
- a CDS encoding phage head closure protein, with translation MARMVRAGKFDKVIELQKPISKKSDYGSPIREWQTVKQIRASIEPLQGREYFSGPFQMGENITRVRIRYQPDLPINRKMRVKYGEKILDIYSVIDSKERHEEIQLMCKEGEAYER, from the coding sequence ATGGCGAGAATGGTTAGAGCTGGAAAATTCGATAAGGTTATAGAACTACAAAAGCCAATCAGTAAGAAAAGTGATTATGGTTCCCCTATTCGAGAGTGGCAAACAGTAAAACAAATACGAGCAAGTATTGAACCACTACAAGGGCGAGAATATTTTAGCGGCCCTTTCCAAATGGGGGAGAACATCACCCGAGTAAGAATACGCTATCAGCCTGATCTACCTATCAATAGAAAAATGCGTGTGAAGTATGGCGAAAAGATATTAGATATTTATTCGGTGATTGATAGTAAAGAACGGCACGAAGAAATTCAGCTAATGTGTAAAGAGGGGGAAGCGTATGAACGTTAG
- a CDS encoding phage portal protein, whose translation MFKWFKRNKQESANEVRSTPLTLDEYFSYMGASNTNSGEFVTPITAEALPAVLNAVTVISQAVASMPCYLFELTSDGRNRVHKHPVEYLLNEMPNRNQTPYQFKETMMRHLLLNGNAYAVISWNYKGEAESLTPYPPHSVNIQRTNKGTWIYQITDIDGNVKNYLQDEILHLRNSSYDGFIGRSPITIAREAVGLGMSQQRHGSSIMNNGLLASGIISTAEWFDEAKGQKAIKALERYKGAKNAGKTPILEGGMEYKQLGMSNQDAEWLASRKFTIEDIARIFNISPIFLQDYSHSSYSNFTEASRSFLGQTLKPHLVNFEQQLKDALMIDLASNSRKRYVIEFDTSELLRTNQNDRFTGYEIAIKSGILSPNECRKREGLPPYVGGDEFSQAWKQTVEVKQGKTNGENG comes from the coding sequence ATGTTTAAATGGTTTAAACGAAACAAACAGGAATCAGCGAATGAAGTTAGATCTACGCCCCTTACTTTGGATGAGTATTTTAGTTATATGGGTGCAAGTAATACAAATTCAGGCGAGTTTGTAACGCCTATTACTGCAGAAGCATTGCCGGCGGTATTAAATGCAGTAACGGTAATATCTCAAGCGGTTGCCAGTATGCCATGTTATTTATTTGAATTAACAAGCGATGGGCGAAACCGAGTACATAAGCACCCGGTTGAATATCTGCTCAATGAAATGCCAAATCGTAACCAAACGCCATACCAATTCAAAGAAACGATGATGCGACACTTGCTTTTGAATGGTAATGCGTATGCGGTAATCAGTTGGAATTATAAGGGCGAAGCGGAATCATTAACGCCATATCCACCGCATAGTGTAAATATTCAACGCACTAATAAAGGCACGTGGATCTATCAAATAACGGATATTGACGGCAACGTGAAAAACTATCTTCAAGATGAAATCCTACATTTACGTAATTCAAGTTATGACGGTTTTATAGGACGTAGCCCGATCACTATTGCCCGTGAAGCGGTGGGCTTGGGGATGTCACAACAAAGACACGGCTCAAGCATAATGAATAATGGCTTATTAGCAAGCGGCATTATCTCAACGGCTGAATGGTTTGATGAAGCCAAAGGGCAAAAGGCGATAAAAGCCTTAGAGCGTTACAAAGGGGCAAAGAACGCAGGTAAAACGCCGATCCTTGAGGGCGGTATGGAATACAAACAGTTAGGAATGAGTAATCAAGATGCTGAATGGTTAGCAAGCCGAAAATTCACTATTGAAGATATTGCCCGCATTTTCAATATTAGCCCAATCTTCTTACAAGATTATTCGCATAGTAGCTACTCAAATTTCACGGAAGCGAGCAGATCATTTTTGGGTCAGACGCTTAAACCTCATTTAGTCAATTTTGAGCAACAGCTAAAAGACGCCTTGATGATTGATTTAGCAAGTAATAGCCGTAAGCGTTACGTGATTGAATTTGATACTAGCGAACTGTTGCGAACCAATCAAAATGACCGTTTCACAGGTTACGAGATTGCTATCAAAAGTGGCATTCTATCCCCGAACGAATGTAGAAAGCGTGAAGGCTTACCGCCTTATGTTGGCGGCGATGAATTTAGCCAAGCATGGAAACAAACGGTAGAAGTTAAGCAAGGTAAAACAAATGGCGAGAATGGTTAG
- a CDS encoding HK97 family phage prohead protease yields the protein MNKQKFEIRTSSLAAEQESRTLSGYVVKWNKPSEVLWGEFIETFAPNAFTKSLNGGGDVRALFEHDYTKLLGRTSSNTLTLAEDNQGLRFRIDLPNTQLGNDILESVRRGDISGMSFGFLPEVEEWDETKEPALRTIKQAQLFEITVTSIPAYPDSSLEIAKRSRIAAKREQKNINQDEMRKNWLTLAEA from the coding sequence ATGAATAAACAGAAATTTGAAATAAGAACCTCCAGTTTAGCCGCTGAACAAGAAAGCCGTACTTTATCCGGCTATGTGGTGAAATGGAATAAACCTAGTGAAGTTTTATGGGGAGAGTTTATCGAAACATTCGCCCCTAATGCTTTTACTAAATCGCTAAATGGCGGCGGAGATGTTCGAGCATTATTCGAACATGATTACACTAAATTATTAGGTAGAACCAGTAGCAATACGCTTACCTTGGCGGAAGATAATCAAGGCTTACGTTTTCGCATAGATTTGCCAAATACACAATTAGGCAATGATATTTTAGAAAGCGTACGCCGTGGCGATATTAGTGGAATGTCCTTTGGCTTTTTACCGGAGGTAGAAGAATGGGACGAAACGAAAGAACCGGCATTAAGAACTATTAAGCAAGCACAGTTATTTGAAATTACTGTAACCAGTATTCCGGCATATCCGGATAGTAGCCTAGAAATTGCGAAGCGTTCACGTATTGCCGCCAAAAGAGAACAGAAAAACATTAATCAAGATGAGATGCGTAAAAACTGGCTAACGTTGGCGGAGGCTTAA
- a CDS encoding tail assembly protein, with amino-acid sequence MSGLLTQIQGLREHLRNGYYKVRIGKNYLNNDQLQTNPMIDLDDNSSIHFTPVIAGAGKGMGIGQLILGAVLVAASFFFPPAWGANAAMMAGAMGASLAMSGAISLLTRTPEMSSGVKEGEKKQSTSFSNIRNLTPQGRPIPLLYGRMLTSLVLISQGIEAFDDMESAK; translated from the coding sequence ATGAGTGGACTACTTACACAAATTCAAGGCTTGCGTGAACATTTACGCAATGGTTATTACAAAGTACGGATTGGCAAGAATTATCTAAACAATGATCAGCTACAAACTAACCCGATGATTGATCTTGATGACAATTCTTCCATTCATTTTACGCCGGTGATTGCGGGAGCTGGTAAAGGTATGGGAATCGGTCAGCTTATTTTAGGTGCAGTATTGGTGGCAGCGTCTTTCTTTTTTCCTCCAGCTTGGGGAGCTAATGCGGCAATGATGGCCGGTGCAATGGGGGCTTCGCTTGCGATGTCGGGAGCTATTTCACTTTTAACGCGAACGCCTGAAATGAGCAGCGGCGTTAAAGAAGGCGAGAAAAAGCAAAGCACTTCATTTAGCAATATCCGCAATTTAACGCCACAAGGCAGACCGATTCCGTTACTTTATGGACGAATGCTAACAAGTTTAGTATTAATTTCGCAAGGTATTGAAGCGTTTGATGATATGGAATCGGCAAAATGA
- a CDS encoding phage major capsid protein, translated as MFKKLLEVRNKKAALVAEMRSLMEKAEQENRSLNEEEAGQFDTLKAKVEEVKKEIDRLESVTEEERNNPNYQQAEKATNPPSNDELRHWIKTGETRALATNTNAGADGGYSVIPQLDKEVMKRLTDDSVMRQIANVVKLPVGVKEWKKLVSAGGAAVQHGTEGEARTETATPKLNEVTIALNPIYAYPKTTQEILDFSGVDILGWLTDEISETFTDTEETDLTNGDGSKKSKGFLAYPRTTANDKARPFGTLQKMEVQPAKLTADTLIDLLFSLRSKYRKNAVWVMNSQTAGTLQKLKNGNGDYIWRDGLQVGSPSTLLGLPVYYMETMPNAEGTNPFLAVGDFKRGYTIVDHETGVRTKPDNITEPGFYKIHTDKYLGGGVVDSNAIKVLEAKG; from the coding sequence ATGTTTAAAAAATTATTAGAAGTACGTAATAAAAAAGCCGCATTGGTGGCGGAAATGCGTTCACTTATGGAAAAGGCAGAACAAGAGAACCGTTCTTTAAACGAAGAAGAAGCCGGTCAATTTGATACTTTAAAAGCGAAGGTGGAAGAAGTCAAAAAAGAGATTGACCGCTTAGAAAGCGTGACCGAAGAAGAGCGTAATAATCCAAATTATCAGCAAGCGGAAAAAGCCACAAATCCACCAAGCAATGATGAATTGCGTCATTGGATTAAAACAGGTGAAACCCGAGCCTTAGCTACAAATACGAATGCTGGTGCAGATGGCGGTTATTCTGTAATTCCTCAATTAGATAAAGAGGTAATGAAACGTTTAACCGATGATAGCGTAATGCGTCAAATTGCTAACGTGGTGAAATTACCGGTAGGCGTGAAAGAATGGAAAAAATTAGTATCAGCCGGCGGTGCAGCGGTTCAACACGGTACAGAAGGCGAAGCACGCACGGAAACCGCAACGCCTAAATTAAATGAGGTTACTATCGCCCTCAACCCGATTTACGCTTATCCAAAAACGACACAAGAAATTTTAGATTTCAGCGGCGTGGATATTTTAGGCTGGCTAACGGATGAAATTAGCGAAACATTTACAGATACGGAAGAAACCGATCTAACGAATGGCGATGGTTCGAAAAAATCAAAAGGCTTTTTGGCTTATCCACGTACTACCGCAAATGATAAGGCTAGACCTTTTGGCACACTTCAAAAAATGGAAGTACAACCGGCAAAACTCACGGCAGATACATTGATTGACCTTTTATTCTCACTACGTAGCAAATACCGTAAAAATGCCGTATGGGTAATGAACTCGCAGACAGCCGGTACATTACAAAAACTGAAAAATGGTAATGGTGATTATATTTGGCGTGATGGTCTTCAAGTCGGTAGCCCTTCTACGCTTTTAGGCTTACCGGTTTACTATATGGAAACGATGCCAAACGCAGAAGGCACAAATCCATTCTTAGCGGTTGGTGACTTTAAACGAGGTTATACGATTGTAGATCATGAAACGGGCGTACGCACTAAACCGGATAATATTACCGAGCCGGGATTCTATAAAATCCACACGGACAAATATTTAGGCGGCGGTGTGGTTGATTCAAATGCGATTAAAGTGTTAGAAGCGAAGGGATAA